Below is a genomic region from Castanea sativa cultivar Marrone di Chiusa Pesio chromosome 2, ASM4071231v1.
CTTTAGACCCCAATGTGTTCTCTTTCAACGCCATCATTGCTGCTTACGCTAAAGAATCAAGAACTGATATTGCCCACCAACTGTTCGATCAAATGCCGCAACCAGACCTTGTCTCTTATAACACTCTCATTTCTACCTATGCAGATCGTGGTGAACCTGAACCTGCGTTTCGCTTGTTTTCGGGGATGAGGGAGATGGGTCTTGACATGGATGGCTTCACTCTGTCTGGTATGGTCACAGCTTGTTCtgatgatattgacatgataagACAAGTGCACGCTTTGACAGTGTCGGGTGGGTTTGATTCTTATGTTTCGGTTAACAATGCGCTTGTTACTTATTATAGTAAAAACGGGTTTTTGGAGGAGGCAAAGAGGGTGTTTTATGGGATGGGGGAGGTTAGAGATGAGGTGTCTTGGAATTCAATGATCGTAGCGTATGGGCAACATAGGGAGGGTTCAAAAGCGCTGGGATTGTTTCAGGAAATGGTTTGGAGGGGATTTGTTGTTGACATGTTTACTTTGGCGAGTGTTTTGACTGCGTTTACATGTGTGGAGGATTTGTTGGGTGGGCTTCAGTTTCATGCTAAGTTGATAAAGACTGGATTTCACCAGAATTCACATGTTGGTAGTGGTTTGATTGATTTATATTCCAAGTGTAAGGGTGGTATGTCAGATTGTAGGAAAGTATTTCAAGAGATTCCTGAACCAgatttggttctttggaacACAATGATTTCAGGGTTTTCCCAAAATGAGGATTTCTCTGAAGATGCTCTTGATTGCTTTCGGCAGATGCAACGTGTTGGTTACCGCCCTGATGATTGCAGTTTCGTCTGTATGATTAGTGCGTGTTCCAATTTGTCATCTCCCTCTCAAGGAAAACAGATTCATGCGTTGGCAATCAAATCTGAGATTCCTTCAAATCGAATTTCAGTCAATAATGCTCTCGTTGCAATGTACTCAAAGTGTGGGAATCTTCAAGATGCAAGGAAGTTATTTGATAGGATGCCGGAGCACAATACTGTCTCGTTGAATTCAATGATTGCAGGTTATGCTCAACATGGTATTGGAACAGAGTCAATACGTCTTTTTCAGCAAATGCTGGAGATAGATATTGCCCCTACAAGCATAACCTTTATCTCTGTCCTTTGTGCATGTGCTCACACTGGAAAGGTTGAGGAGGGTCAGAATTATTTCAATATGATGAAAGAAAAGTTCAGCATTGAACCAGAAGCAGAGCATTATTCATGCATGATAGATCTTTTGGGTCGTGCTGGCAAACTAAGTGAAGCTGAGAGGCTGATTGAGACAATGCCATTTAGCCCTGGCTCAATCAGTTGGGCTTCGTTACTTGGTGCCTGTAGAACACATGGAAACATGGAGCTAGCAGTAAAGGCTGCCAATAATGTTCTTCAGCTGGAACCTTCAAATGCTGTTCCCTATGTCATGCTTGCCAATATGTATGCCAGTGCTGGAAAATGGGAAGAATCAGCAAGAGTTAGAAAGCTTATGCGAGATAgaggtgtaaaaaaaaaaccaggttGTAGCTGGATTGAGGTGAATAAGAGGATACATGTGTTCGTGGCTGAAGATAGTTCACACCCGATGACAAAGAAAATATACGAATACTTGGAGGAGATGTCAAAGAAGATGAAGCGAGCAGGGTATGTGCCAGATGTGAGATGGGCTTTGGTTAAGGATGATGAAACAGGGCAGGGAGAGAAGGAGATGAGGTTAGGGCATCACAGTGAGAAGCTAGCAGTTGCTTTTGGGCTGATCTCGTCTAAAGATGGAGAGCCTATACTTGTCGTGAAGAACCTAAGGATATGTGGGGATTGCCACAACGCAATCAAATTTATTTCTGCCATTTCTGGGAGGGAAATCACTATTAGAGATACTCACAGGTTTCACTGCTTTAAGGAAGGGAAATGCTCATGTGGGGATTATTGGTGATAAGTATGTGTCTAAACTTCACTATTGCGACAGAGAAAGAGGAGCCCAGTGCTGTATCAGCTCCTGAAGAAGGCATAATATCTGTAACTCATCAATAAAGGGTATCTACCAACCGTTGACTCTGCTCATACTCATGGCACCAACCAAAATACAAAAGCTCATTCAAATTGTCAAGCAATCAATGTGGAACCCAGTGCTGTATCAGCTCCCAAAGAAGGCATAACATCAGTAACCCATCAATCAAGGGTGTCTTCTAACTATTGACTCTGCTCAAACTTATGGCACCGACCAAAATACAAAAgctcattaaaattttcaagcaGTTAGTTAAGATTCAGCATAAATCTACATGATTTTCATTCTTGAGCCAATCAAGTTGATAGAGTTTTGATTATTCTTTGACTTTGTTTACTGCAAACCATAACTGATAAGAGTATAGATAGTTCacctcgtttttttttttgttttttttgtttgtgcatctttctttctctcGAGTTTTCCGTTGGTCAACAACACAGCTctctatagtaaaatttattgaagTGAACATGAAGCCGAACCTTCTTGTTGAATGGTGAATCCAGGAGTTGATCCCCCAGTAGTGGGGTGCTTAAATGTAGCAAAAAGAATATCATTGTATGGAATATTTGCATTCTGACAGGTTTAATTAGGGGTGTGCAGCCAACCTACCAACTTGCCAAAACCGACCCTACCCAACCCCACCCGccgggttgggtcggtttttaggccttggtgggttgggttgggttacaaaaaaaaattttgatagtgggttgggttgggtttgggtcataaaatttcaaacctacTAAACCCAACTTGACCCacctatatatttaatatatatatttaaaatatattatataattaataaattttttaaaataaccaactcttcctatcctatataaaagtcaattagttcatacaaaccctaataaattactattattgttTAGTCTTTAGTGTAGTTTGCCTTTAAGGAGTTATattgatactaatctttgagtttttttaatatatttatatttata
It encodes:
- the LOC142624035 gene encoding pentatricopeptide repeat-containing protein At3g49710 → MNQISWSWPWSLQTFRHLLKTCIAQKDLLTAKSLHTLYIKSLVPSSTYLSNHFILAYSKCGRLSAARNAFHCTLDPNVFSFNAIIAAYAKESRTDIAHQLFDQMPQPDLVSYNTLISTYADRGEPEPAFRLFSGMREMGLDMDGFTLSGMVTACSDDIDMIRQVHALTVSGGFDSYVSVNNALVTYYSKNGFLEEAKRVFYGMGEVRDEVSWNSMIVAYGQHREGSKALGLFQEMVWRGFVVDMFTLASVLTAFTCVEDLLGGLQFHAKLIKTGFHQNSHVGSGLIDLYSKCKGGMSDCRKVFQEIPEPDLVLWNTMISGFSQNEDFSEDALDCFRQMQRVGYRPDDCSFVCMISACSNLSSPSQGKQIHALAIKSEIPSNRISVNNALVAMYSKCGNLQDARKLFDRMPEHNTVSLNSMIAGYAQHGIGTESIRLFQQMLEIDIAPTSITFISVLCACAHTGKVEEGQNYFNMMKEKFSIEPEAEHYSCMIDLLGRAGKLSEAERLIETMPFSPGSISWASLLGACRTHGNMELAVKAANNVLQLEPSNAVPYVMLANMYASAGKWEESARVRKLMRDRGVKKKPGCSWIEVNKRIHVFVAEDSSHPMTKKIYEYLEEMSKKMKRAGYVPDVRWALVKDDETGQGEKEMRLGHHSEKLAVAFGLISSKDGEPILVVKNLRICGDCHNAIKFISAISGREITIRDTHRFHCFKEGKCSCGDYW